In Pseudomonas coleopterorum, the genomic window GTGGCCCAGTTCCAGCAGCTCTTCGAGCATGATGCTCACCTTGACGCCGTTGGGGGTCGCCAGGGAATACAGCTGGAACGGGTGCTTGCCCACGGGCAGGGTCTGCTCATGGGTAGCGCCGGCGGTCGGGCGGTTGGTCTTGGAAAACTGGCCGCCGGATTCCGCGTCGTTTTTCCAGACCTTGGGTGGAACGTAGGGGGTAGGGCTCATGAAGTGTGCCTCCTGATAGGGTTGAAGATGCACGCCGGGCGTGGCAAGTGGGCGATGAAGATAGGACTTGGCACAGGCGCGTACAGTTCATCCCTGCACCGTTTGAAGCCGGGTCCAGTGACGCCGGAAAGCAACCGGCTGTTTTTGAAGAATATTTATTGCAATTGGGGTTTCCTGCGCGAAAGAAACCTGATAAATTCCCGCTCGTTCATGCAGAGGCCAGCAACTGGCTTTCTCGCACCGGATACAGGGGCGTCGCCAAGCGGTAAGGCAGCAGGTTTTGATCCTGCCATGCGTTGGTTCGAATCCAGCCGCCCCTGCCATTATCCACGTCATATCGACACTGCACATGAACCCGGCACATGACGTGCACCTTCTGCTTCACCTTCCTGTTCGCACATGATTTCTCCACCCGCTGTACACGCTCGTCTCGCTTTCAGGATACGTGGCCTGTTCAAGGTGTGGCGCTGTCTGCAAGTCGTTTCACGTGAACCACCGGACACCCTTGACGCCGCGCGCGCTCGGGAACCCCGCTGCCAGGTCACTGCCTAACACACACGTAGCAATGCATTGGGTCAATGGCACCTTTATAAGGTAGTTGGAGGCGTTCTGAACGACACGACAGTTGCAGCTCGCGCATTCCAGGTCGAGTGCCTGCGCAAGGTAATGGAAGAAGCCGGTTTCGACCTGCACGATCCACACACCCATGTTGTGCTGAGCCAGTTGCAGGCCTTGGCCCGATCGCCTGCGCCCGAGGCCGCCCCCGATAAGCCCAGCCGTTCGCCGCATGTGACCGACGAGGCTCGCCAACGCGCCGTATTCGACAGCTCCATCGATTTTGCGATGGTGGTGATCGATACCCAAGGCATCGTGACCGACTGGAACATGGGTGCGACCCACGTCATGGGTTGGACCTCGGATGAGATGTGCGGCAGCAGCGCCGAACCGTTTTTCACGCCCGAAGACCGCGAGCAGGGCCGGCTGGCCCTGGAAATGCGCCTGGCGCTGCGTGACGGGCGTGCCAATGACGAGCGCTGGCATCTGCGCAAGGATGGCCAGCGCTTCTGGGCATCTGGCGAGATGATGCCGCTGTATGACGACGGCCTGCACCTGGGCTTCGTCAAGATTCTGCGCGACCGTACCAACGAGCACCTGGCCGGCCTGGCCATAAAGGAAACCCAGGAACGCTACCGCCTGGCCGTCAAGGCCACCAACGATGCCATCTGGGACTGGGACCTGAGCGGCAACCAGGTGGTGTGGAACGAGGCGCTCGAGCAGGCCTACGGCCATCCTCTGGCGTCGGTCGAACCGACCGGTGACTGGTGGATCGGGCATATTCACCCTGACGATCGCGCGGGCGTCTACGAGTCCATTCATGCCGTGATCGACGGCAGTCAATCGGCCTGGTCCGGCGAATATCGGTTTCAGCGTCACGACGGTTCATTCGCCGAAGTGCTCGACCGTGGGCACGTTATTCGCAATGCCGAAGGACGGGCGGTGCGGATGATCGGCGCGATGCTCGACCTGACCCGTGTGCGCAACGCCGAGAGCGCGCTGCGGCAGAGCGAGGAACGTTTTCGCAAGATCCTGGAGAACATCGAATCGGCGTTCGCCATCGTCGAGGTCAAGTTCGACGCCGAAGATCGGCCCATCGACTACTGCTTCATCGAGGCCAACCCGGCCTTCGAACGCCAGGCCGGTGTCAACCTGCGCGGGCGTTGGGTGACCGAGTTCGCCCCGGACCTGGAGCAGTTCTGGTTCGACACCTATGGCCATGTGGCCAAGACCGGCGAGCCGGCTACTTTCGAGAACTATGCCGAAGCGTTCAAACGCTGGTTCGATGTGCGAGCCGTGAAAGTCGGCCTTCCCGAAGAACGCAAGATAGCGGTGATCTTCAGCGACGTCACCGCCCGACGCAATGCCGAGGATCGTCTGCGCACCAGTGAAGCCGTGGCACGGGAAAACATCGAACGGGTGCAACTGGCCCTGGCTGCAGGGGCCATCATCGGCACCTGGCACTGGCACCTGCCGACCGATCGCTTCGCGGTCGACGAAGGCTTTGCCCTGGCGTTCGGGCTGGATCCGGCGCTGGGCCGTGAAGGCTTGAGCCTGGAAACGATCGTGGCGACGGTGCATCCCGACGATCGCGAAGGCCTGAGTGCTGCGATCAGCGAAGTGATCCAGCGTGGCGGCAGTTATTCCCATCAGTATCGAGTCCGCCGGGCCGACGGCCACTATTACTGGATCGAGGCCAACGGCCGTGTCGAGAACGACGCCGAAGGTAAACCGCTGCGTTTTCCAGGGGTGCTCATCGACGTCGAGGCGCGGCGCTCGGTCGAGGCCGAGCGCGATCGCGCCCTGTCTGCGCTGCGTGCTCTCAACGATACCCTGGAACAGCGCGTCACCGAGCGCACAGTCAAGCTGATCCAGGCCGAAGAGAAATTGCGCCAGTCGCAGAAGATGGAAGCGGTCGGGCAGCTCACCGGCGGCCTGGCCCATGACTTCAACAACCTGCTGGCCGGCATTTCCGGTGCGCTCGAGCTGATGAGCACGCGCATCGCCCAGGGCCGCTGGATGGAAACCGACAAGTACATCAGCACCGCACAGGGCGCGGCCAAGCGCGCTGCGGCGCTGACGCACCGGTTGCTGGCGTTTTCCCGACGCCAGACCCTCGATCCACGGCCCACCGATGTCAATGCGCTGATGGAAGGCATGACCGAACTGATTCAGCGCACGGTAGGCCCCAGCATTCGCGTGGAAACGGTCGGTGCGACCAACCTGTGGCCCACGCTGGTGGATGTCAGTCAGCTGGAAAACGCCTTGCTCAACCTGTGCATCAATGCCCGCGATGCCATGCCCAATGGCGGGCGCATCACCATCGAGACCGCCAACCGCTGGATGGATCGTGAGGCCGCGCGTAGTTACGACATACCCGAAGGCCAGTACCTGTCGGTCAGTGTCACCGACACCGGCACCGGCATGGCGCCGGACGTCATTGCCAAGGCGTTCGATCCGTTCTTCACCACCAAGCCCATCGGTCAGGGCACCGGGCTGGGCTTGTCGATGATCTACGGCTTCGCCAAGCAGTCGGGCGGCCAGGTGCGGATCTATTCGGAAGTGGGCGAGGGCACTACCTTGCGCATCTACCTGCCGCGCTATTACGGCGAGGTCGATGACGAGATACCGGAAACCCGCGAATCCCTGGCCGCCGCAGCACATGCC contains:
- a CDS encoding PAS domain-containing hybrid sensor histidine kinase/response regulator, whose product is MEEAGFDLHDPHTHVVLSQLQALARSPAPEAAPDKPSRSPHVTDEARQRAVFDSSIDFAMVVIDTQGIVTDWNMGATHVMGWTSDEMCGSSAEPFFTPEDREQGRLALEMRLALRDGRANDERWHLRKDGQRFWASGEMMPLYDDGLHLGFVKILRDRTNEHLAGLAIKETQERYRLAVKATNDAIWDWDLSGNQVVWNEALEQAYGHPLASVEPTGDWWIGHIHPDDRAGVYESIHAVIDGSQSAWSGEYRFQRHDGSFAEVLDRGHVIRNAEGRAVRMIGAMLDLTRVRNAESALRQSEERFRKILENIESAFAIVEVKFDAEDRPIDYCFIEANPAFERQAGVNLRGRWVTEFAPDLEQFWFDTYGHVAKTGEPATFENYAEAFKRWFDVRAVKVGLPEERKIAVIFSDVTARRNAEDRLRTSEAVARENIERVQLALAAGAIIGTWHWHLPTDRFAVDEGFALAFGLDPALGREGLSLETIVATVHPDDREGLSAAISEVIQRGGSYSHQYRVRRADGHYYWIEANGRVENDAEGKPLRFPGVLIDVEARRSVEAERDRALSALRALNDTLEQRVTERTVKLIQAEEKLRQSQKMEAVGQLTGGLAHDFNNLLAGISGALELMSTRIAQGRWMETDKYISTAQGAAKRAAALTHRLLAFSRRQTLDPRPTDVNALMEGMTELIQRTVGPSIRVETVGATNLWPTLVDVSQLENALLNLCINARDAMPNGGRITIETANRWMDREAARSYDIPEGQYLSVSVTDTGTGMAPDVIAKAFDPFFTTKPIGQGTGLGLSMIYGFAKQSGGQVRIYSEVGEGTTLRIYLPRYYGEVDDEIPETRESLAAAAHAGETILIVDDEPTVRMLLTDVLGDLGYTLIEAADSLAGLKLLQSDVRIDLLITDVGLPGGMNGRQMADAGREVRPELKVLFITGYAENAAIGNGYLGPDMQVLTKPFAMDTLASRVRELMSP